Within the Ornithinimicrobium humiphilum genome, the region CCATCCCGGAGGGGTGGCGGAGTTCTTGCTGGCCGTGCGAATATCCTGTCCTCAAGGCGCCGAACCGTGACTCGGCGCCAATGCAGGAAGGCTGACCGTGCGATATCTGCGACGGTGGCGTCAGCATCGACGGGGCGATGGATCTGGCGGTCAACAGGCTCGACTGACCGAACACGTCGTGGACGGCGTGCGCGAGCAGATCGAGGGCAAGGTGGTGCTCGTCACCGGTGCCGGCGGCAGCGTCGGCGCCGAGCTGTGTCGGCAGATCGCCCTGCACAACCCGGCGAGGCTGGTCATGCTCGACCACGACGACAGCCGGCTCATGGAGTCCTGGCTGTCGCTGCCCGCTCCCTCCCCCGCCCGCTGGCACGACCTGCTGCTCGGCGACATCCGTGACCTGGGTGCCCTCTGCCAGCTCGTCGGCCCGGTGCACCCCGACGTGGTCTTCCACGCCGCGATGCTCTCCGACCGGGGGCTGCTCGAGCACTTCCCGCGCGAGGGCTTCCTGACCAACGTCAACGGCACCCGCAACGTC harbors:
- a CDS encoding polysaccharide biosynthesis protein, whose amino-acid sequence is MDGVREQIEGKVVLVTGAGGSVGAELCRQIALHNPARLVMLDHDDSRLMESWLSLPAPSPARWHDLLLGDIRDLGALCQLVGPVHPDVVFHAAMLSDRGLLEHFPREGFLTNVNGTRNVLEASTLAGVGLFVHVSSSAAADNGSVLGQTLQMAEEMTARWARDGMGRYLSVRLGERPSGRRTAAAGLAEVCRQLLSVTASGFDGVVVDATADSPSPQGLFAPGFPAVP